A single window of Rhizobium sp. SL42 DNA harbors:
- a CDS encoding Tim44/TimA family putative adaptor protein: protein MGSNDFVTLFFLVAAVLIFFQLRSVLGRRTGHEKPPVDPLAQRDQSKDPADDSKVVTLPRRDEGNGEDRYAAIDAFAKPGTPLNDQLRELTRHDASFNPKEFLNGAKMAYEMVVMAYADGDRKTLKTLLSRDVLEGFESAIADRESRGEMIKSTFVGIEKAEITQASVRDSEEQVTVRIASQLITATYDKAGTLVDGDAEAVSEVNDVWTFARDIRSRDPNWKLIATEAEQ, encoded by the coding sequence ATGGGATCAAATGATTTTGTTACATTGTTCTTTCTTGTGGCGGCGGTGCTGATATTTTTCCAGCTGCGAAGCGTCCTTGGACGCCGGACCGGGCATGAAAAGCCGCCTGTCGACCCTTTGGCACAGCGCGATCAGTCGAAAGATCCCGCTGATGACAGCAAGGTTGTAACCCTGCCGCGCCGCGACGAGGGCAATGGTGAAGATCGTTATGCCGCAATTGATGCTTTCGCCAAACCTGGCACACCGTTGAACGACCAGTTGCGTGAACTGACCCGGCACGATGCCAGTTTCAATCCGAAGGAATTTCTCAACGGCGCCAAGATGGCCTATGAGATGGTCGTCATGGCCTATGCTGACGGCGACAGGAAAACCCTGAAAACCCTTCTGTCGCGTGACGTTCTCGAGGGTTTCGAAAGCGCCATCGCCGATCGGGAGAGCCGAGGCGAAATGATCAAGTCAACGTTCGTTGGTATTGAGAAAGCCGAAATTACCCAGGCGTCGGTTCGTGACAGCGAGGAGCAGGTGACAGTGCGGATCGCCAGCCAGTTGATTACCGCGACCTATGACAAGGCCGGCACCCTTGTTGATGGCGATGCGGAAGCCGTCTCCGAGGTCAATGACGTCTGGACCTTCGCACGCGACATCCGTTCGCGTGATCCGAATTGGAAGCTGATCGCGACCGAAGCAGAACAATGA